A single region of the Novipirellula aureliae genome encodes:
- the hpnC gene encoding squalene synthase HpnC: protein MPTKTASPMTVSGDLANSEKLCRKIANSHYENFLVSRLLLPRRYRQPFVNVYAFCRTADDLADESDSPESALKQLAQFQTSLDATFAGHPPGGLFPALHQTVEDFHLDQQPFNDLLCAFRQDQLETRFRDFEELLCYCQRSANPVGRIVLRLADAASDENVAFSDKICTGLQLVNFWQDVARDFAIGRVYLPNDQMERFGVDDAMLRLPTTVAPLRQLLVSECNRAEQYFLDGQTIISRVPKWLGRNLSLFIGGGLATISAIRKIDFDVLKQRPTVSKRTQIRLVLKHFW from the coding sequence TTGCCAACCAAAACAGCGTCCCCTATGACCGTTTCGGGCGACCTTGCGAACTCGGAGAAGCTATGCCGAAAGATTGCCAATTCGCATTACGAAAACTTCCTTGTCAGCCGCTTGCTGCTGCCGCGTCGTTACCGCCAACCGTTTGTGAATGTCTACGCTTTTTGCCGCACCGCTGATGATCTGGCCGATGAGTCCGATTCACCCGAATCAGCCTTGAAGCAGCTCGCTCAATTTCAAACTTCACTCGATGCCACCTTCGCCGGCCATCCGCCGGGTGGGCTGTTTCCTGCTCTGCACCAAACCGTCGAGGACTTTCATCTCGATCAACAACCGTTCAATGACTTGCTCTGCGCTTTTCGCCAAGACCAACTCGAAACACGTTTTCGCGATTTTGAAGAACTTCTATGTTATTGTCAACGAAGTGCGAATCCAGTTGGCCGAATCGTCTTGCGACTTGCGGATGCCGCCAGCGACGAAAACGTGGCGTTTTCCGATAAAATCTGTACAGGCCTACAATTAGTGAATTTCTGGCAAGATGTTGCTCGCGATTTTGCTATCGGCCGAGTTTACTTGCCCAATGACCAAATGGAGCGGTTCGGCGTCGACGATGCGATGCTCCGGTTGCCCACGACCGTGGCACCGCTACGGCAACTGCTTGTCAGCGAATGCAACCGGGCCGAACAGTATTTCTTGGATGGACAAACGATCATATCTCGGGTGCCTAAGTGGCTGGGCCGAAATTTGAGCCTGTTCATCGGCGGCGGCCTGGCAACGATCTCTGCGATTCGAAAAATCGATTTCGATGTCTTGAAACAACGGCCAACGGTTAGCAAAAGAACGCAAATACGTTTGGTGCTGAAGCATTTTTGGTAG
- the rdgB gene encoding RdgB/HAM1 family non-canonical purine NTP pyrophosphatase — protein sequence MFEIVVGTNNAKKLVELRLLLPEDSIRLLTLAEIPGSIDVEESGETFAENAAIKATEQAKHLGQWVLAEDSGLTVDALGGQPGVYSARYAGAHGDDEANNDKLLAELQGVPDEQRSAYFNSYLCLSDPAGKVVLESHARCAGRIAHARQGKAGFGYDPLFIIREYHRTFGDLDLTVKRAISHRSRALRKLVPQLLKLCV from the coding sequence ATGTTTGAAATAGTCGTCGGAACGAACAATGCCAAGAAGTTGGTTGAACTGCGTCTGCTGTTGCCCGAGGATTCCATTCGGCTGTTAACGCTTGCGGAAATCCCTGGCTCGATCGATGTGGAAGAGAGCGGGGAAACGTTTGCCGAAAATGCTGCGATCAAAGCGACCGAGCAGGCAAAGCATTTGGGCCAGTGGGTCTTGGCGGAAGACAGCGGATTGACGGTCGACGCGCTCGGCGGACAACCCGGCGTTTATTCCGCTCGCTATGCAGGAGCTCACGGCGACGACGAAGCAAACAACGACAAATTGCTCGCCGAGTTGCAGGGCGTCCCTGACGAGCAGCGGTCCGCTTATTTCAATAGCTACCTGTGCTTGTCGGATCCGGCGGGCAAGGTAGTGCTCGAGTCGCATGCTCGCTGTGCGGGACGCATCGCGCATGCTCGGCAAGGCAAGGCCGGTTTCGGCTACGACCCTTTGTTTATCATCCGCGAATATCATCGCACGTTTGGTGATCTCGACTTAACGGTCAAACGTGCAATCAGTCACCGCTCGCGGGCGCTGAGAAAATTGGTTCCGCAGCTATTGAAGCTGTGTGTTTAG
- a CDS encoding phytoene/squalene synthase family protein — translation MNADQSVAASYRFARRISRQSGSNFYRSFWLLPPPKRDAMVALYAFARITDDVGDCGEPTALRTRWLDWWRHTTALNLMGDSESQTITLPDLPDAKGSQWMEVLPAKANAVLPAIRHAAARYQIPSRYLLEIIDGVLADQQKTRFDTYEQLEHYCYLVASAVGLACLHIWEFNEPLPTEAAIDCGLAFQMTNVLRDIAEDARRGRIYLPRQHYQQHGLCEDDLLHPRADDRLLCLIQDEIQRAKKLFNSGWGVWDSLSDDGRPMFSMMWRTYRRLLTRIEENPSAVVSRRICLSAVDRLGLGVQHFLPMRFRRMPVPPIEIQTR, via the coding sequence ATGAACGCCGATCAATCCGTCGCTGCCAGCTATCGCTTTGCACGCCGCATTTCTCGCCAAAGTGGTAGCAATTTCTACCGCTCGTTTTGGCTGCTGCCTCCGCCAAAACGTGACGCGATGGTTGCACTCTATGCATTCGCTCGGATTACCGACGATGTGGGCGATTGCGGTGAGCCGACTGCATTACGAACTCGCTGGCTTGATTGGTGGCGACATACTACGGCGCTGAATCTGATGGGCGATTCCGAATCGCAAACTATCACGCTCCCCGACTTGCCCGACGCCAAGGGGTCTCAGTGGATGGAGGTGCTGCCAGCGAAAGCAAACGCGGTTCTACCAGCCATCCGACACGCAGCTGCGCGTTACCAGATCCCTTCCCGCTACCTCCTGGAAATCATTGATGGCGTTTTAGCGGACCAACAAAAAACGCGGTTCGATACCTACGAGCAACTCGAGCATTACTGTTACCTCGTTGCATCAGCTGTCGGCTTGGCGTGCCTACATATTTGGGAGTTCAATGAACCGCTGCCAACCGAGGCGGCGATCGATTGCGGTTTGGCTTTCCAAATGACCAATGTACTTCGCGATATTGCCGAGGACGCGCGCCGCGGACGGATCTATCTGCCCAGGCAACATTACCAGCAACATGGATTGTGTGAAGACGATCTTTTGCATCCGCGAGCCGATGATCGCTTGCTGTGTTTAATCCAAGACGAAATTCAACGAGCGAAAAAACTATTCAACTCCGGTTGGGGGGTTTGGGATTCGCTTAGTGACGATGGGCGACCGATGTTTAGCATGATGTGGCGAACGTATCGACGACTATTGACCCGAATCGAAGAGAATCCATCCGCGGTCGTTTCGCGGCGAATTTGCTTGTCCGCCGTCGACCGACTCGGCTTGGGCGTTCAGCATTTTTTGCCGATGCGGTTTCGCCGGATGCCGGTCCCGCCGATCGAAATACAAACAAGATGA
- the hpnE gene encoding hydroxysqualene dehydroxylase HpnE: MSTRHVVIIGAGLAGLSAAETLARVDRSGIKITLFEAKRIAGGRAGSFTDTLTGNAVDYCQHVAMGCCTNLLGLLSRCGLERSMNRYERLQFYHPAFPVSEFSPSRFLPAPLHLAKVIGQQRYLSCSAKKQIRSAMRRLFRTPTKRLQSVTALDWLEQQNQSADAIRDFWSVILVSALGDTCDHASMAAARKVFVDGFAAAKGASDVLVPQRPLSEWLGCDLVKAIEATGIHFRSQSAVKRIVTEGPLLVGVETLAGELIKADAIISAVPWHAFGRLVDASGISEAIPNLDSIRSIPSSPITGIHLWFDRPIMTSAHAVLIGGLAQWVFRQPFEGTSNDSRNHYYQVVISGAYSISELSKDEMIDQVISELGGHFPIAKQARLEHSRIVTDPFSVFSIRPDVEAIRPCSRCERLPWLSLAGDWTATGWPSTMEGAVISGIQAASSAAQYFGFASPEPDGGLSKSWLARMLIVE, from the coding sequence ATGAGTACTAGGCATGTCGTGATCATCGGCGCCGGATTAGCAGGCCTTTCCGCTGCCGAAACACTCGCTCGGGTCGACCGCAGCGGCATCAAGATCACCCTCTTCGAAGCCAAGCGGATCGCTGGCGGCCGCGCCGGATCGTTTACCGATACGCTAACAGGAAACGCCGTCGATTATTGCCAACATGTCGCAATGGGATGTTGCACCAACCTACTCGGCCTGTTGTCACGCTGTGGTTTGGAGCGGTCCATGAACCGTTACGAACGACTGCAGTTTTATCACCCCGCTTTTCCAGTCAGTGAGTTTTCGCCATCGCGTTTTTTACCCGCTCCGCTGCATCTGGCCAAAGTGATTGGCCAGCAACGCTACCTTAGCTGTTCAGCGAAAAAGCAAATTCGTTCGGCCATGCGACGTTTGTTCCGCACCCCAACGAAACGTCTGCAGTCGGTCACCGCACTCGATTGGCTCGAGCAGCAGAACCAATCCGCCGATGCGATCCGTGATTTTTGGAGTGTTATTCTCGTCAGTGCTTTGGGGGACACCTGTGACCATGCGTCGATGGCCGCAGCACGCAAGGTTTTCGTCGATGGTTTCGCGGCTGCCAAAGGAGCCTCCGATGTCCTCGTGCCACAGCGACCTTTGTCCGAATGGTTGGGTTGCGACTTGGTCAAGGCGATCGAAGCGACTGGCATCCATTTTCGCTCGCAGTCTGCGGTAAAGCGAATCGTCACCGAGGGACCGCTGCTTGTCGGCGTCGAAACTCTGGCAGGCGAATTGATCAAAGCGGATGCAATTATCAGTGCGGTCCCCTGGCACGCATTCGGTCGACTCGTCGATGCGTCGGGTATCAGCGAAGCCATTCCAAATCTCGATTCGATTCGTAGCATCCCCTCTTCACCGATCACCGGCATCCATCTTTGGTTTGATCGGCCGATCATGACGTCTGCCCATGCCGTTTTGATTGGCGGGTTGGCCCAGTGGGTTTTTCGGCAACCATTCGAAGGAACCAGCAATGACTCGAGAAATCACTATTACCAAGTCGTCATCAGCGGAGCCTATTCAATCAGCGAGTTGAGCAAAGACGAGATGATCGATCAAGTGATCTCGGAATTGGGGGGACACTTTCCGATTGCAAAGCAAGCACGGCTAGAACACTCTCGCATCGTGACGGACCCCTTTTCCGTTTTTTCGATTCGCCCCGACGTCGAAGCGATCCGCCCTTGCTCGCGTTGCGAGCGATTGCCGTGGCTATCGCTCGCAGGTGATTGGACGGCAACCGGATGGCCATCGACGATGGAAGGAGCCGTCATCAGCGGCATTCAAGCTGCTTCGTCTGCGGCACAGTATTTTGGATTCGCCTCGCCTGAGCCAGATGGCGGTTTGTCTAAAAGTTGGTTGGCAAGAATGCTAATCGTGGAATAA
- a CDS encoding polyprenol monophosphomannose synthase yields the protein MNASSSAPSSMPLERDLNGQEESGENLSAADLGSAKVLVGVCTFNEVANIVTVVERIRSALPGADILVVDDNSPDGTANVVRQRFSNLNSVQVEVRENERGLGSAILRAVNHAIEGDYDFFINLDADLSHDPTDLPSMLGLSISSPEVDVVIGSRYVSGGQIIGWPWQRRLMSRMVNRFATLCLRLPVRDCSGSMRCYRVAALKQIDQSRLRSEGYSLLEELLVEFNRDNAVMKELPITFTDREEGESKLTMTEAFRSIGQMVRLSFSCLVKTRQTQKYR from the coding sequence ATGAATGCATCTTCTTCGGCACCTTCGTCGATGCCGCTCGAGCGGGATCTAAATGGACAAGAGGAATCAGGCGAAAACTTGAGTGCTGCTGATTTAGGCTCAGCAAAAGTCTTGGTAGGTGTTTGTACGTTCAACGAAGTCGCCAATATTGTCACCGTTGTCGAACGAATTCGGTCAGCACTTCCTGGCGCCGACATCTTGGTCGTTGACGATAACTCACCCGATGGCACCGCCAATGTGGTTCGCCAGCGATTTTCCAATTTGAATTCGGTGCAGGTCGAGGTGCGTGAAAACGAGCGTGGACTTGGTAGCGCGATCCTTCGAGCGGTGAACCACGCGATCGAGGGCGACTATGATTTCTTTATCAATTTGGATGCTGACCTTAGCCACGATCCTACCGACTTGCCATCAATGCTCGGCCTCTCGATCTCATCCCCGGAAGTCGACGTGGTCATCGGGTCACGTTACGTTTCAGGGGGCCAAATTATCGGTTGGCCGTGGCAACGACGCTTGATGAGCCGAATGGTAAACCGCTTTGCAACGCTCTGTTTGCGGTTACCGGTCCGCGATTGCAGTGGTTCGATGCGTTGCTACCGAGTTGCCGCACTCAAACAAATCGACCAAAGTCGTTTGCGAAGTGAAGGCTATTCGCTGCTTGAGGAGTTATTGGTAGAGTTCAATCGTGACAACGCCGTGATGAAGGAGCTTCCGATTACGTTCACGGATCGTGAAGAGGGCGAAAGCAAGTTGACGATGACCGAAGCGTTTCGATCGATCGGACAAATGGTTCGACTCAGTTTTTCATGTCTAGTCAAAACCCGACAAACCCAAAAGTATAGATAA
- the ispH gene encoding 4-hydroxy-3-methylbut-2-enyl diphosphate reductase, whose amino-acid sequence MKIILAAPRGFCAGVHMAIDSLRLTLQKFGPPVYVYHEIVHNKYVVDFFRDKGAVFVESIEEVPEGSVLLFSAHGVSPETRQAAKARNLNALDATCPLVTKVHLEAIKYAKAGYTIFLIGHEGHDEVIGTMGEAPEAILLIEDEDDVDAIEVADDTKLAFLTQTTLSVDDATRIIQKLRQRFPNIQSPPKGDICYATQNRQEAVSKLSSHADVIVVLGSQNSSNSQRLRQLGGANDKPAFLVDGPSDLDKDFFKDAQTVLITAGASAPESVVQATIDWLVERFDATVEVHEVREENVEFPLPKPLRAFADEVRKATSP is encoded by the coding sequence ATGAAAATCATCTTAGCGGCACCTCGAGGATTTTGTGCCGGGGTTCACATGGCGATCGATTCGCTTCGTTTGACCCTGCAAAAGTTTGGGCCACCGGTCTATGTTTACCACGAAATCGTCCACAACAAGTATGTCGTTGACTTTTTCCGCGACAAGGGTGCCGTGTTTGTGGAAAGCATCGAAGAGGTCCCCGAGGGCAGCGTGCTGCTGTTTTCCGCACACGGTGTCTCACCTGAAACCCGCCAAGCAGCCAAAGCCAGAAATCTCAATGCCCTCGATGCCACATGCCCGCTGGTGACGAAGGTTCACCTCGAAGCGATCAAGTACGCCAAAGCAGGTTACACGATCTTTCTAATTGGCCATGAAGGACATGACGAAGTGATCGGCACGATGGGCGAGGCACCGGAAGCGATCCTCTTGATCGAAGACGAGGATGACGTTGACGCCATCGAAGTTGCTGATGATACAAAACTTGCCTTTTTGACTCAGACCACCTTGAGTGTTGACGATGCAACGCGGATTATCCAGAAATTGCGGCAGCGGTTTCCGAACATTCAAAGTCCGCCAAAAGGCGATATTTGCTATGCAACCCAAAACCGCCAAGAAGCGGTTAGCAAACTATCAAGTCATGCAGATGTGATTGTTGTTCTGGGTAGCCAAAACAGCAGCAATAGCCAACGGCTCCGCCAACTCGGTGGGGCGAACGACAAACCAGCCTTCCTTGTCGACGGCCCAAGTGATTTAGACAAAGACTTTTTCAAAGATGCTCAAACGGTATTGATCACGGCCGGCGCAAGTGCGCCCGAATCGGTCGTGCAAGCAACCATCGATTGGTTGGTGGAAAGGTTTGATGCGACGGTCGAGGTCCACGAAGTACGTGAGGAGAATGTCGAGTTTCCACTGCCGAAGCCACTAAGAGCATTTGCTGATGAAGTGCGCAAGGCGACTTCGCCGTAA